One window from the genome of Oceanisphaera sp. IT1-181 encodes:
- the tnpB gene encoding IS66 family insertion sequence element accessory protein TnpB (TnpB, as the term is used for proteins encoded by IS66 family insertion elements, is considered an accessory protein, since TnpC, encoded by a neighboring gene, is a DDE family transposase.) — MKMFVEPPAIYLHKQPVDFRKSINGLSIIVEEHMQLSSFSGALFVFCNRQRDKIKVLYWDQTGFCLWYKRLEQDKFKWPKTMSGEVLTLSERQWHWLLEGLDIQKMTGHQPLQFTAVY; from the coding sequence ATGAAGATGTTTGTTGAGCCGCCCGCCATTTATTTGCATAAACAGCCGGTGGATTTCAGGAAAAGCATTAACGGGCTCAGTATTATCGTGGAAGAGCACATGCAGCTATCTTCGTTCAGCGGCGCGTTGTTTGTGTTCTGCAATCGACAGCGGGATAAAATCAAGGTGCTGTATTGGGACCAGACCGGTTTCTGCCTGTGGTACAAACGGCTTGAGCAAGACAAATTCAAGTGGCCGAAGACGATGTCAGGAGAAGTGCTGACCTTATCAGAACGCCAGTGGCATTGGTTGCTGGAAGGCCTCGATATTCAGAAAATGACTGGCCATCAGCCGCTGCAATTTACTGCTGTTTATTGA
- the tnpC gene encoding IS66 family transposase, translated as MKKTRATAIPDDVESLKQQLLEMQTLLQKSQRESLHHQQESERVQKESAHHQREAKRFQQLYNHALEQWQLALRKRFAASSEGHPGQGELFNEVEECLTPSAEEVAADETITYTRKKSRRPSLAAELPREDVVHDIADADKVCDDCGHDLHQMGEEVSEKLEFIPATVKVIRHIRPKYSCRCCEQQATRTTIKIAPAPASLLPKSIATPTLLSQIITAKYQFGLPLYRQAALFKSFGIELHRQTMSRWLLKVSTQLTPLYQRMHALMLERPALWSDDTSVKVIDVDKVQCTMWVYGCGGDKPAESLNNMPSPPNIVLYDYQDGRGGIHPNTFLAGYHGLLHVDGYAGYHGTDAMLAGCWAHARRKFIEAKAVQPKGKIGRADQALNLIQKLYGIEKPIRQLSIEDKRAARQAQSAPIMEQLKAWLDKALHQVPPKNAIGKAIGYTLNQWDKLQVYLEHGAAAIDNNRAERAIKPFVIGRKNWLFSNSRSGAQASAMLYSLIETAKANDVPPGVYLTALFEQLPHLIDGESVDHLLPWAIRL; from the coding sequence ATGAAAAAGACCCGTGCCACCGCCATTCCTGATGATGTCGAGAGCTTGAAACAGCAGCTACTTGAGATGCAAACCTTGCTGCAAAAATCGCAGCGAGAGAGCTTGCATCATCAACAGGAAAGTGAACGGGTGCAGAAAGAAAGTGCCCATCATCAGCGAGAAGCGAAGCGTTTTCAGCAGTTATATAACCACGCGCTTGAGCAGTGGCAATTAGCGTTGAGGAAGCGTTTTGCGGCCAGCAGTGAAGGTCACCCCGGCCAAGGCGAGTTGTTTAACGAAGTCGAGGAGTGCCTGACGCCCAGCGCCGAAGAAGTCGCCGCCGATGAAACCATTACCTACACGCGCAAGAAGTCGCGTCGCCCGAGCTTGGCGGCTGAGCTACCCCGTGAAGATGTAGTGCATGATATTGCGGACGCAGACAAGGTCTGTGATGACTGCGGCCATGATTTACATCAGATGGGTGAAGAAGTCAGCGAGAAGCTAGAGTTTATTCCGGCCACGGTGAAAGTCATTCGTCATATCCGACCGAAGTACAGCTGCCGTTGCTGCGAACAACAGGCTACGCGTACCACGATTAAAATAGCACCGGCACCGGCCAGTCTGTTACCGAAAAGCATTGCCACCCCGACCTTACTGTCGCAAATCATTACCGCTAAATATCAGTTTGGGTTACCGCTGTATCGGCAAGCAGCGTTATTTAAAAGCTTCGGCATTGAACTGCACCGCCAAACCATGAGTCGATGGCTATTAAAGGTCAGCACCCAGTTAACGCCGCTTTATCAGCGGATGCACGCCTTGATGCTAGAGCGGCCGGCATTGTGGTCTGACGATACGTCAGTCAAGGTCATCGACGTTGATAAAGTGCAATGCACCATGTGGGTGTATGGCTGTGGCGGCGATAAACCCGCAGAGTCGCTGAATAATATGCCCTCACCGCCCAATATCGTGCTGTACGACTATCAAGATGGCCGCGGCGGCATACACCCCAATACCTTTTTAGCGGGCTATCACGGCTTATTGCACGTCGATGGCTACGCAGGTTATCACGGTACCGACGCGATGTTAGCCGGTTGCTGGGCGCATGCGCGTCGGAAGTTTATCGAAGCCAAAGCCGTGCAACCCAAGGGCAAAATCGGTCGTGCCGACCAAGCACTGAACCTAATACAAAAGCTGTATGGTATCGAGAAGCCCATTCGTCAGCTGTCGATAGAGGACAAGCGCGCTGCTCGCCAAGCCCAGTCGGCTCCTATCATGGAACAACTTAAAGCGTGGCTAGATAAAGCGCTGCACCAAGTGCCGCCCAAAAATGCCATTGGTAAAGCCATCGGCTACACCTTGAATCAATGGGACAAGCTGCAGGTGTATCTTGAACATGGCGCAGCAGCGATTGATAACAACCGTGCCGAGCGGGCCATCAAGCCGTTCGTGATTGGCAGAAAGAACTGGTTGTTCTCGAATAGCCGCAGCGGTGCCCAAGCCAGTGCCATGCTGTACAGCCTGATTGAAACCGCCAAAGCCAATGACGTACCGCCGGGTGTTTATCTCACGGCACTGTTTGAACAATTACCTCATCTCATCGATGGCGAGTCCGTCGACCACCTGTTGCCCTGGGCTATCCGCTTATAA
- the flgL gene encoding flagellar hook-associated protein FlgL: MRISSFQFIQRNLDNISARSSEANRQLGQMSSGKRVEYASDDPVAANGIFNYKQELTKLQQYQTNITLAENRLRREESGLTSAENITQQVKEIMLKANSGAISQQERDAYKNELQSRFDEMLDIANSKDEFGQAIFGGFQTDSDPFTRQPNGDIKYSGDSGQRQIVIGNSVKVALNHDGELVFGGVPNPRGDFTVKYNLGDESRTDQVRVEGASISDRGAFTDAHPYQIEFVERTPPELGKVSYMINKTDANGNTIPALPAALPYTAGDIMTVDGVDILIKGDAKVGDEIKLSSSVKDGTGHDELGVFDILNRAKSWLESDGHNANGQGEYGDILDELDAMGVHFTRVRADTGNRMQRLDNQAETHADMTLTLNKLRSGMEDLDYAKATGEFSQTMVALQATQTMFGKIQNMSLFNYI, from the coding sequence ATGCGCATATCCAGTTTTCAATTTATTCAGCGTAACCTAGACAACATCAGTGCCCGCTCTTCTGAGGCAAACCGTCAGTTGGGTCAAATGTCGTCCGGTAAGCGTGTTGAATATGCCAGTGACGACCCAGTAGCGGCCAACGGTATTTTTAACTACAAGCAAGAGTTGACTAAGCTGCAACAATACCAAACTAATATAACGCTTGCAGAAAACCGCTTACGCCGAGAAGAGAGTGGTTTAACCAGTGCGGAGAATATCACTCAGCAAGTAAAAGAAATCATGCTCAAAGCCAACAGTGGAGCGATATCACAGCAAGAGCGTGACGCTTATAAAAATGAGTTACAAAGCCGATTTGATGAAATGTTGGATATCGCCAATAGCAAAGACGAATTTGGCCAAGCCATTTTTGGTGGTTTTCAAACCGACAGTGACCCTTTTACTCGTCAGCCCAATGGCGATATTAAATACAGCGGTGACAGCGGCCAGCGGCAAATAGTGATTGGCAATAGCGTTAAAGTAGCGTTAAACCATGACGGTGAGTTAGTGTTTGGCGGCGTGCCTAATCCGCGTGGTGATTTTACCGTTAAGTACAATTTGGGTGACGAGTCCAGAACAGATCAGGTACGAGTGGAAGGCGCTAGTATTAGCGATCGAGGAGCTTTTACTGATGCTCACCCCTATCAGATTGAATTTGTTGAACGTACACCGCCTGAGCTCGGCAAAGTCTCTTATATGATTAATAAGACTGATGCGAATGGAAATACCATTCCAGCGTTGCCTGCGGCATTGCCTTATACGGCCGGAGATATAATGACGGTCGATGGAGTCGATATTCTTATTAAAGGTGATGCAAAAGTAGGCGATGAAATCAAACTGAGCTCAAGTGTCAAAGACGGCACAGGCCATGACGAACTCGGAGTTTTTGATATTTTAAACCGCGCCAAATCATGGTTAGAAAGTGATGGCCATAACGCGAATGGGCAAGGTGAGTATGGCGATATACTCGATGAACTCGATGCTATGGGCGTCCACTTTACTCGGGTGCGAGCCGACACGGGTAACCGCATGCAGCGTCTCGATAACCAAGCAGAAACCCATGCCGACATGACATTAACGCTCAATAAACTGCGCAGCGGCATGGAAGACCTAGACTACGCCAAAGCCACCGGCGAATTCAGCCAAACCATGGTCGCCCTACAAGCCACTCAAACCATGTTCGGAAAAATCCAAAACATGAGTTTGTTTAATTATATCTAG
- the flgK gene encoding flagellar hook-associated protein FlgK, with protein MAVDMYQTGVSGLLAAQSQLATTGHNIANVNTEGFSRQRAEQSTTLHMYSGAQFYGTGTRVTDVTRMYQEYAFKDVLINNTEKAGAEALYNHLSFLDQSLAGVNKGLAASLDDMYKAINAVTDNPGNLGNRELMLANAKDITSHFNEYYSSLEQEMTIKNRDLDSRAAHVSSITAGIANLNQEIANAGLNGSPNDLLDQRDRLIQELGQEVSITTLKDKNGMISVMLGGREPLVSGNQAYGMEVRAGSPDPQQTELYLTAPGKPELATRIKGSQALGGEMGALFHYRDQILGPNLSDMGKVAISIADAFNQVQKQGVDLNGEVGKNFFTDINTSEAKANRFLSSNSGMTGAVEITDTAMLTGGEYKLKYDGTDYKLTDTTTGKAYDVGVTGPVAPSTELTLAVLDPDLGFNITLSEAPKTNDEMLIRPTRQGGNDLEVNLNTGDQIAASGSVMVDANKDNTGTGKVEVKLVDVTPADKIDENKYPLSVKFDGTNYVVTDKDGSVPALFTGTPTDGAITIGDVQINIKGKPEQYDQFVIKQAKGSGNNTNALAFADIQNKKWLDNGKSTVTDSLNKTAVEIGGLTKNQRVKALATEASYNQSYDRMLSTSGVNLDEEAANLLRFQQSYMASARVVTVASETMNTLLQIR; from the coding sequence GGCTTTAGCCGCCAGCGGGCAGAGCAATCCACTACCCTGCACATGTACTCGGGCGCCCAGTTTTATGGCACCGGTACTCGGGTGACCGACGTCACGCGCATGTATCAAGAATACGCCTTTAAAGACGTGTTAATCAACAACACCGAAAAAGCAGGCGCTGAGGCTCTGTATAATCACTTAAGCTTCTTGGATCAAAGCTTGGCGGGCGTAAACAAAGGCTTGGCCGCCAGTCTCGACGACATGTATAAAGCCATTAATGCCGTCACGGATAACCCAGGTAACTTGGGTAACCGCGAGTTAATGCTGGCCAACGCCAAAGACATTACCAGCCACTTTAACGAATACTACAGCTCGCTTGAGCAAGAGATGACGATTAAAAATCGCGACCTCGACTCGCGCGCCGCTCATGTGTCTTCTATTACCGCGGGCATTGCCAATCTTAACCAAGAGATCGCCAATGCGGGCCTTAATGGCTCGCCCAACGACTTGCTCGATCAGCGCGATCGCTTGATCCAAGAGCTGGGCCAAGAAGTATCAATCACCACGCTCAAAGATAAAAACGGCATGATTTCGGTGATGCTAGGCGGGCGCGAGCCCTTAGTCAGTGGTAACCAAGCCTACGGCATGGAAGTACGCGCTGGCTCACCGGATCCACAACAAACCGAACTGTATTTAACCGCCCCCGGCAAGCCCGAGCTGGCAACCCGCATTAAAGGCAGCCAAGCCCTTGGCGGCGAAATGGGTGCTTTGTTTCATTATCGTGACCAAATACTCGGCCCTAACTTAAGTGATATGGGTAAAGTGGCCATCTCCATTGCCGATGCCTTTAACCAAGTGCAAAAGCAGGGCGTGGATTTAAACGGCGAGGTTGGTAAAAACTTCTTTACCGATATTAATACCTCAGAAGCAAAGGCCAACCGCTTTTTAAGCAGTAACTCAGGCATGACAGGCGCAGTAGAAATTACCGACACCGCCATGCTGACCGGTGGGGAGTACAAGCTTAAGTACGATGGCACCGATTATAAGTTAACCGATACCACCACGGGTAAGGCATATGATGTGGGTGTAACCGGCCCAGTAGCGCCAAGTACAGAGCTGACACTTGCGGTATTAGACCCAGATTTAGGTTTTAACATTACCTTGAGCGAAGCGCCTAAAACTAACGACGAAATGCTTATTCGACCCACCCGCCAAGGTGGCAACGATTTAGAAGTAAACCTGAATACTGGTGATCAAATTGCTGCTTCTGGCTCAGTGATGGTGGATGCCAATAAAGACAATACCGGTACTGGGAAAGTTGAAGTGAAATTGGTTGATGTGACACCAGCCGATAAGATTGATGAGAACAAGTATCCGTTGAGCGTCAAGTTTGATGGTACTAATTATGTGGTTACGGATAAAGATGGGAGCGTGCCTGCTTTGTTCACCGGCACTCCTACAGATGGCGCTATAACTATTGGTGACGTACAAATTAACATCAAAGGCAAGCCAGAGCAGTACGATCAATTTGTGATCAAACAAGCGAAAGGCTCGGGTAACAATACCAACGCCTTGGCCTTTGCTGACATTCAAAACAAAAAATGGCTGGATAACGGCAAGTCCACAGTCACCGACAGCCTCAATAAAACGGCAGTAGAAATAGGTGGCCTTACCAAAAACCAACGCGTAAAAGCCTTGGCGACCGAGGCGTCTTATAACCAATCTTACGATCGCATGCTGTCTACCTCTGGGGTCAACCTAGATGAAGAAGCCGCTAACTTACTGCGTTTTCAGCAGTCCTACATGGCCTCGGCACGGGTGGTTACCGTCGCTTCCGAGACCATGAACACGCTCTTGCAAATACGCTAA